Part of the bacterium genome, ATCAAGCCGGCGCTCTCCGCGATCGGAATGAAGCGACCCGGTGGAATCATCCCCAGCTCTGGATGGACCCAGCGGAGCAGTGCTTCGGCTCCGATCAGCTCACCTTTCTGAGCGTCGATCTGCGGCTGGTAGTAGAGCGTGAACTCTTCGCGATTCAGTGCCCCGCGCAACGCGTACTCGAGCTGCATGCGCTCGAGTGAAGATCCCTGCATCGAACGCGAGTAGAATTGATAGTGAGCTCGGCCCTGCTCCTTCACCAGATGGAGCGCCATATCGGCGTGACGAATCAGTTCATCGGGTGTTTCACCGTCGTCCGGATAAACGGCGATGCCGATGCTCGGCGTCACTCGCAATTCCTGATTTCCGACCTGATGCGGTTCCGAGACGCTCTCGAGTATCTTCTGCGCCACCATCACGGCATCATCGCGTTCGCTCAGATTGACCAGGATGATCGCGAATTCATCGCTTCCGAACCGCGCGACCATATCGCTGCCGCGTACACAGGAGCGCAGGCGCTGGGCGACGGAACGAAGAAGGTCGTCACCGACATCGTTCCCCAGGTTCTCATTGATGCGCTTGAAGTGATCCAGGTTCGTGGTCAGGACGGCCAGCGTCTGCTGGTAGCGCTGTGCCAGATCCAGGGTCTTGCGAGCGAAGTCCTGGAACAGGCTTCGATTCGCCATTCCGGTCAGAGCATCGTGTGTCGCCAGGTATCGTTGTTGCCGTCTGGCATTTTCCACGACCTGGTCGGATCTGCGCAACGCCTTGACGGTGCTCTCGAGAGCACGCTTGCGCTGCTCGAGAGCCTCGGTCATCTCGGCATGCTGATCGCGATCGAGTTTCGCGCGAATCAGACCATCGATGCGCGCACACGCCAGTCGGTCGTGTACGGGATAGATCAGGGAATCGACAGCCCCCGCGTCCAGGCACTCAATCGCCAGCGATTCCTGGCCCGCGCGTGAGAGCACGAGCACTGAAAGGTCGCGAAGATCCTCTGCCCCGGAGAGCTCCGCGCTCAACTCGACGGCATCTGTGTCTGTTAGAAAGAGGCTCAGGATGACCAGATCGGGGGTCGTCTGGCGAACGTAGTCTGCACTTGCTTCGCCATATGTCGCCGAAATGCACTCGTGCCCGGTGGAACACAGGACCTCACGGAGTTCCTGTACCTGCGGTGCATTCTCGTCGATGATCAAGATCCGAGCCAAGTTGCCCTTCGGCCGGAAAGCAACACCTATAGCTACTACCGGTCTTCTCCAAGACAACTTCGGTCGGGATGCGATCGGAATTAAGATCAGTAAGTCAGAACCGATCGAATCTCGGTACCATTGAGCGCCTTGCGCCCTTCGAGGAAGCTCAACTCGATCAAGAAGCTCGCCCCGAGTACCTTGCCGCCCATCGAACGCACGAGACGAGTGGTGGCTGCGGCGGTGCCTCCGGTGGCGATCACGTCGTCGATGAGCAGAACGCGCTGATCCTGTTGCACCGTGTCGCGATGCATCTCGATTTCTTCGGAACCGTATTCCAGTTGATAGCTCTCGGAAACGGTCTGCCAGGGCAGCTTGCCCTTTTTGCGCGCCAGGCCAAAGCCCGCTCCCAGGCGAAGCGCGACGGCCGGGCCGAAAATAAAACCGCGAGACTCGATGCCGACCACCAGATCGACACCGGCGCCCTGGAACGGTTCAGAGAGCAGATCAACCGATACCCGCAGAGCATCTGGATTCTGCAGGAGTGGGGTGATGTCCTTGAAAACCACCCCTGGCGTCGGAAAATCGGGTACGTCGCGAACGAGGCTCAGCAGATTTTTTGTCGGACTCATGGCAGGTAGTGTAAAGGATCGCGCGCCTGGCCGTCTCGGCGCACTTCGAAGTGCAGATGCGGCGCCGTCGCCCGGCCTGTCGCGCCCACTTCGCCGATCACCTGCCCTCTTTCCACGAACTCGCCGACGCGCACGTGGTTCTTGCGATTGTGCGCATAGACCGTCGAATACGCGCCGGTGTGCTTCAGGATGATCAGGTTTCCGTAACCCGCAAAGCCGTTTCCCGAGTGGATGACCCGGCCCGCCTCCGCAGCACGAATCTGGGTCCCCCGCCCGGCCGAAATATCCAGGCCGTCGTGATGGGCTCCTCGACGAACGCCGTAACGACTCGTCAGCGTACCGCGCACGGGCCATGAAAATGCGTGATTGACACCGCGCGTCCCGCGCTCATCGCTGCGCGTCCAGGCCCTGGCCGACTTCGACGCCACACGTCGCGCGTGCAACGGAACCACCAGGTGTTGACCGACTCGTAACTGCGTCACATCGCGCAATCCGTTCGCG contains:
- a CDS encoding EAL domain-containing protein — protein: MARILIIDENAPQVQELREVLCSTGHECISATYGEASADYVRQTTPDLVILSLFLTDTDAVELSAELSGAEDLRDLSVLVLSRAGQESLAIECLDAGAVDSLIYPVHDRLACARIDGLIRAKLDRDQHAEMTEALEQRKRALESTVKALRRSDQVVENARRQQRYLATHDALTGMANRSLFQDFARKTLDLAQRYQQTLAVLTTNLDHFKRINENLGNDVGDDLLRSVAQRLRSCVRGSDMVARFGSDEFAIILVNLSERDDAVMVAQKILESVSEPHQVGNQELRVTPSIGIAVYPDDGETPDELIRHADMALHLVKEQGRAHYQFYSRSMQGSSLERMQLEYALRGALNREEFTLYYQPQIDAQKGELIGAEALLRWVHPELGMIPPGRFIPIAESAGLIRPIGEWVMREACKQKRQWETSGLGEFPISVNVSFRQFQAESLAARVADILKETGLDPSHLDLEITENTIMDNVEIALRNINVFREMGVQISIDDFGTGYSSLSVLGKFPANTLKIDRTFVQDIPDSPKNAAITRAVMAVAKELGLKVIAEGVETEEEMAFLYALGCTNMQGYLFGRPVPASEFTDAWAAGFDFPFELPRS
- a CDS encoding adenine phosphoribosyltransferase — translated: MSPTKNLLSLVRDVPDFPTPGVVFKDITPLLQNPDALRVSVDLLSEPFQGAGVDLVVGIESRGFIFGPAVALRLGAGFGLARKKGKLPWQTVSESYQLEYGSEEIEMHRDTVQQDQRVLLIDDVIATGGTAAATTRLVRSMGGKVLGASFLIELSFLEGRKALNGTEIRSVLTY
- a CDS encoding M23 family metallopeptidase; its protein translation is MRFSFTRTRDGLLAFLLGVALSGCGTPGPQILPAGAATPAPGTRTHIVQKGETAWRISQRYGSSVDAIRRANGLRDVTQLRVGQHLVVPLHARRVASKSARAWTRSDERGTRGVNHAFSWPVRGTLTSRYGVRRGAHHDGLDISAGRGTQIRAAEAGRVIHSGNGFAGYGNLIILKHTGAYSTVYAHNRKNHVRVGEFVERGQVIGEVGATGRATAPHLHFEVRRDGQARDPLHYLP